One Natronorubrum halophilum genomic window, GGCGGAACCTCGAGCGACGTGAGCCTCGTCCGGGACGGCCGGGCCGAGCGGACGACCGACGCCGAGATCGACGGGCTGCCGATCCGGACGCCGATAGTCGACGTGAACACCGTCGGCGCGGGCGGCGGGTCGATCGCGTGGGTCGACGCCGGCGGTGCGCTGCGCGTCGGCCCGCGCTCCGCAGGCGCCGACCCCGGACCCGCCTGTTACGGCCGCGGCGGCACCGAGCCGACCGTGACCGACGCCAACGTCGTGCTCGGCTACATCGGTCCCGAGACCGCGCTCGGCGGCGAGATGACCCTCGACGTCGAGGCCGCCCGCGCGTCCCTCGAGCGACTGGCCGACGAAGCCGGCCTCGAGAGCGCGCTCGAAGCAGCCCGCGGGGTCTACCGCGTGGCGAACGCGACGATGACCCGGACGATTCGCGCGGTGACGGTCGAGCGAGGGCACGATCCCCGCGAATTCGCCGTCGTCGCCTTCGGCGGTGCGGGACCGATGCACGCCGCCGCGCTGGCTGACTCGCTCGAGGTGGATCGGGTGGTCGTCCCGCGACCGGGCGGCGTGCTCTCCGCGTTCGGACTGCTCGCGGCCGACGAGAGCTACGACGCCGTGCGAACGGTGGGCGTCGAACTTGACACGGCCGATCCGGCCGAACTCGAGGAGGTGTACGACGGCCTCGTCGCCGACGTGCTCGCGGACGCGTCCGATCCGGACGCGGCGCGGGTCGAACGCGCCGCGGACTGTCGATACGCGGGTCAGAGCTTCGAGTTGACCGTTCCCGTCGACGAGTCGTTCGATGCGACGGCGGTGGCCGAACGGTTCCACGAGGCCCACGAGCGCGCGTACGGCTACGCGATGGACGAATCGCTCGAGGTCGTCAACCTGCGCGCGACGGCGACGATCCCGGGGACGGAGCCCGCGGTCCGCCACGACGGGACGGGCGACGCCCGCCTCGGTACCCGAGAAGCGCAGTTCCCCGGCACCGGCGAGAGCGGTACCGGGCCGCGAGAGACGACCGTCTACGACCGCGATCGCCTCGAGTCGGGGACGACGGTTTCGGGTCCGGCGGTCCTCGAGCAAGCCGAGAGCACCACCGTCGTCCCGCCGAACTGGGGCGGCGAAATTCTCGACGACGGAACGCTCGTGATGAGTCGAACGGCGGACGAGGAGGAGGTGAGCGAGCGATGACGAGAGAGACGAACACCGAAAACGATTCCGACGACAGCATCGATCCGGTGACCCTCGAGGTCCTCCGGAATCAACTCGAGAGCGTCGCCGAGGAGATGGGACAGACGCTGATCCGCGGCGCGTACTCGCCGAACATCAAGGAGCGCCGGGACTGCTCGACGGCCCTGTTCGACGCCGACGGGCGGATGATCGCGCAGGCCGAGCACATCCCGGTTCACCTCGGGGCGATGCCCGCGGCCGTCGATGCGGTGCTCGAGTACGATCCGCGGCCCGGCGACGTCTTCGTCCTCAACGACCCCTTCACGGGCGGGACGCACCTGCCGGACGTGACGATGGTCTCGCCCATCGCACCCGGGAACAGCGGGGCTGGCGAAAGCGAAACCGACGGCGACGCAGCCGACGAGATCGTCGGTTTCGCCGTCTCGCGAGCCCACCACGCCGACGTCGGCGGGATGACCCCCGGCAGCATGCCCGCCGGGGCGCAGGAGATCTATCAGGAGGGGCTTCGACTCCCGCCGACCCGACTCGTCGAGGGTGGCGAACGTCGTACGGACGTACAGTCGCTGATCCTCGCGAACATCCGCAACCCGACCGAGCGCCGGGCCGATCTGCGCGCGCAACTGGCGGCGAACGAACGCGCCGAAACCCGGCTCGCGGCGCTCTTCGAAGAGCACGGCCGCGAGACGGTGCTTCGGGGGTTCGACACCGTCATCGACTACTCCCGCGAGCGGATCGAAGACGAGATCGCGGCGCTGCCCGACGGCACCTACGAGGCGAGCGACCGCCTCGAGGGCGACGGCGTCACCGACGACGATATCGAGATTACGGTGGCGGTGACGATCGACGGAACGACGGTCGACGTCGACTTTGCGGGGAGCGCGGGGCAACTCGAGGGGAATCTCAACGCCCCGATCGCGGTCGCAAAGAGCGCGGTTTACTTCGTCGTGCGCTGTATCACGGACCCCGAGATCCCGCCGAATCACGGCTGTTACGAGCCCGTTAGCGTGCACGCGCCCGAAGGATCGCTCCTGAATCCGGAGCCGCCCGCGGCGGTCGTAGGCGGTAACGTAGAGACCAGCCAGCGCGTCACGGACGTCGTCTTCACCGCGCTCGCGGGAGCCGCACCGGAACGCGTACCCGCCCAGGGCCAGGGAACGATGAACAACCTGACCATCGGCGCGCGCGACGGCTCGTTCACCTACTACGAGACCATCGGCGGCGGCTTCGGCGCTCGAGCCGATCGCGACGGGATGGACGGCGTGCAGGTCGGCATGACGAACACGCTGAACACGCCCATCGAGTCCCTCGAGACCGAGTATCCGCTCCGGGTCGAGCGCTACGCGCTCCGCCCGAACAGCGGCGGCCGCGGTCGGTTCCGGGGTGGGTTGGGTCTCGAGCGAACCGTCACCGTCGAGACGGACGCGACGGTGTCGCTGCTGACCGAACGGCGTCGCCACGCGCCGAAGGGCGTCGCAGGCGGCGAGAACGGCGCACTCGGCGAGAACCTGATCGACGGAGAGCCGGTGCCCGCGAAGACGACCGTCGACGTCGACGCCGGGGCGACGGTCGCCGTCCGGACGCCCGGCGGCGGTGGACACGGAGAGCCGAACGAGCGCGATGCGGCGGCGCTCGAGACCGACCGCGCCGCTGGAAAACGAACCGAGTCGGACGAGGAGGTGTGATCGCCGTGGGACCCGACGCGAACGGCACACCCGTACAGGGCCGACTCGGGCTGATCGTTCCCTCCTCGAACGCGACGGCCGAACCGGAGTTCCGGCGGTGGCTGCCCGAGGAAATCACCGTCCACGCCGCGCGGATGGAACTCGAGTCGGTGACCGTCGACGCGCTGGACGCGATGAGCGACGATGCGGCGCGGGCCGCCGAGTTGCTTTCCCACGCCGACGTCGACGCGGTCGCCTACGCCTGCACCACCGGCAGCCTGATCCACGGACCGGGGTTCGACGCGGAACTCGAGGAGCAACTGCGGGAGGCGGCCGGCGTCCCCGCCGTCGCGACGGCCAGATCGGTGAGCCGCGCGCTCGAGGCGCTCGACGCCGAACGGATCGCGGTCGTGACGCCCTACACCGCCGACCTCGACGCGAAGGAGCGCGACTTCCTCGAGGCCGCAGGGTTCGAAGTCGTCTCGATCGACGGGCGAGGACTCGAGGAGAACACGGCGATCGGCGCGTTAGACGCCGACGACGCGTATCGGCAGGTGCTCGAGCACGTGGGGAGCGGCGTTGCCGACGATCTCGACGCCGTCTTCGTCTCCTGTACGAACTTCCGGTCGCTGGCCGCCGTCGAAGCTCTCAAGGCGAAACTCGAGGTGCCGGTGATCACGAGCAACGGCGCGACGCTGTGGGACGTCTGTGGGAGTTCGGGGCTCGAGATCGACCTCGACGGGCCGGGTGCGCTGTTCGACTGCGATCGGGCGTGACCCAGAGGTAAACTCGACATCCCCGCTCTGAAGGGCGGGACGTTCTCCGTGATTTTCCGTAACACCGCGATTCCGCCGGGTTGAGACCGTTGGGAGACTCGAGCTGAATACGAGGCGCGTACGGAGTGTAGGGACGTCTATCGGTTGAGCGGTTGATCGGTTGAAAAACCATCTCGAACGCGGCTACTCCGGCGAAAGCCCTCGCGAGGGCTCGGCAGCGCTCGTTCCGCGGCTTCGCCGCTTCGCTTCGAGGTCGCTTCGACCTCGCACCGCTCGCCCTTTCAGTCCGCCGGGAACGGCCGCCGGCCTGCCCTCCCCCGGGTCGGACGGCTCCGCGCGAGAGTGCGCGGAGCCGTACTCCCGGCCGAACGGCGCGTGCCGGTTGCGAAGCACAACGCGAGCGCCTCGAGAGCGAACGGGGAGGGACGGCCCGCGAACTCGAGGTCCCGACGCTGGCCCCATTCTCCGGTGACGGTGCGTTTTTGACGCCGCCTTCCCACCCTTCGGTATGGAACTCGAACCAGTGGCGGATCTCCCCGAGATCCGTCCCGGCGACGACATCGCCGAACTCGTCGCGGATCGGGCATCCCTCGAGCCCGGCGACGTACTCACCGTCGCGAGCACCATCGTCTCGAAAGCCGAGGGACGAACGGCGAATCTCGAGGACTACCCCGTCAGCGGCCGGGCACGGGAGATCGCCGACCGGATCGCCGACGTGGCGGGAGAGGAGAAGGACCCGCGATTCGCACAGGCGGTCCTGGAAGAGAGCACGGAACTGCTGATCGACTGTCCCTTCCTGCTGACCGAGACGCGCTTCGGCCACATCTGCGTGAACGCGGGGATCGACCGCTCGAACGTGCCGGACCACGACATCCTGTTGCTGCCGAAGAAGCCGTCCGAGAGCGCCGAGCGGATTCGATCGACGCTCTCGGAACGGGGTTACGAGGACGTCGCGGTGATCGTCACGGACACCTGCGGCCGGCCGTTCCGCCACGGCCAGCGCGGCGTCGCCCTCGGCTGGGCCGGAACGCCGGCGAGTCGGGACTGGCGCGGCGAACTCGACCGCGACGGCCACGAACTCGGCGTCACCGTCCAGTCCGTGGTCGACGAACTCTCCTCGGCGGCGAATCTCGTAACCGGCGAGGGTGCCGGCGGGACGCCCGCGGTCGTCGTCCGCGACTGGGAGTTCGGCGACCACGAGGGCAGCGACGAGTTGTTCAGAGCGGTCGAGGACGACCTCGTTCGACGGGCGCTGCGGGAGTGGAGGTTCGACGACTCATGACCGATGACAACGGTGCGGCGGCGACCGACGCGACCTGGGCCATCGAACTCACCCCCGAACACCCGCCGGCTCGAATCGCCAAGTTGGCGTCGCTCGCGGAGGCCGAGGGGTTCGATATCGCCTTCGCGAGCAGCCACTACTTCAACCGCGATCCGTTCGTTACGCTCTCACGGATGGTCGACGCGACCGACGAACTCCGACTCGGGCCGGGCGTCATCAATCCCTACGAGACCCATCCCGTGAAACTCGCCGCCCAGACGGCGACGATCGACGAACTCAGCGACGGCCGTGCCGTTTTCGGCGTCGGTGCTGGCGACCGTTCCTCGCTCGCGAACCTCGGCATCGACCGCGAGAAGCCGCTTCGGCGCGTCCTCGAGACGTTCGACGTCGCCCGCGACCTCTGGGCCGGCGAGACGGTGACCCACGAGGGAACGTTCACCGCGCGAGACGCCTCGCTCAACCTCGAGGAGCGTTCGATTCCGGTCTACGTCGGCGCACAGGGGCCGCACATGCTTCGCATGAGCGCGAAACACGCGGACGGCGTGCTGATCAACGCCGCCCATCCGGCGGACCTCGAGTGGGCGGCGGGAGAGATCGAACGGGGGCTCGCCGAGCGACCGGATCGATCGAGCGGGGCGCACAGCGACCCGCGAGACGGCGAATTCGAGTCGCTCGCGTTCGCGAGCGTGAGCGTCGCCGGAGACGAAACCGAGGCTCGCGAGGCGGCCCGGCCGCCGGTGGCGTTCATCGTCGGCGGGGCCGCAGAACCCGTCCTCGAGCGCCACGGGATCGACCGCGAGGCGGCGGAAGCTGTCAGCGACGCCCTCGAGCAGGGGGAGCTAACCGACGCCTTCGGCCACGTCACGCCGGCGATGATCGACGCGTTCTGTATCGCCGGGACGACCGAGACGGTCGCCGATCGCTTCGAAGCGGCGCTCGAACACGTCGACGGCATCGTCGTGGGTTCGCCGCTGGGGCCGGATCTCGAGGATGCAGTCGGACGAGCGAGCGAAGCACTTGCTATGGCGACCGAGTGCAACGCCGAGTAAGCGCGTTTGGAACGGGGACTCAGCTCGAGTTAGCGGAAAAGAGGCTGCCGATCGCGCCGAGAGTGAGTGCGCCGAAGACGCCGAGCGTAAAGACGATCAGGATCGTTCCGATCAGGACGAGCAGCGGGGCGAGGCCCTCGCCCATCGCGACGTCTGTGAAGAGTTCGATCATCTCCGTGATGTTGTCCACGAGAACGTTCATCGGTGTGATGGTGTCCATATTCGAGGGTTGTTACCGGTGCTACTTGGCCGTGCCGGTCCAGTATCGTCCTGGGAACGATAGCGGGTCGTCGCGACACGGGGCGGTCGGAACGGCCGTATTGTCCGATAGTATAAGCCCATCCCCGACGTACACGCGACCGTGACCGACGACGCGACACTCTCGGATTTCGATTCGGCCGTGGATCGAGCCGAGACCGGCGACACTGCCGACCGTCAGGCGGACTCGAGCGAAGACGACGGGGAGCCGATGTCGAAAGCCACTGCACCCGAAGACTCCGCGGAGGCCGCGGAATCCGGCCGGTTGTCACGCGATTCCGAACTCTCGACGTACGCGTGGGGAACCTACGCCTGCGGTCGCTGTGAAACCGATACCGGGCGCGTCTGGCGCGAGGACGGCGAGTTCGTCTGTCCCGACTGCAAACCCTGGTGATCGGCGGCCCCAGCGGATACAGCCCGGTATTTCGGTGGGCTTGCGAATGTGCTCCCGAAGGTTTATATCTCAGTCGTGAGTGTGTACACCTGCAATGGCGAAAGGTACGGTCGACTTCTTCAACGACACCGGCGGCTATGGATTCATCGAAACTGAGGACGCGGACGAGGACGTGTTCTTCCACATGGAGGACATCGGGGGTCCCGACCTAGAGGAGGGTCAGGAACTCGAGTTCGACATCGAGCAGGCCGATAAAGGCCCGCGCGCGACGAACGTCGAACGCCTGTAAGCAGGCTCAGTACAGTAGTATCGTTCTCTGACTGTCAGTCCGGCAGCGACGGTGCTCGCATCGGTCGGGCGACACCGTTTTTCCGGACCGCGTTCCCGACGAGCGACGGCCGACAGCGAGTTTCTCGACGCAAAACATATGGTCCGGAACCACTTTTGACGTACTAATGAGAGGTTCGACCAGGTCCCCACCGACGTACGCATCCGAGCTATGACCGACGCTACCCCCCCATCACAGACCGGGAGGTCGACGAACGGCGGACTCGAGGTATCGACGGTCGCCGACCTCTGTGCCGATATCGAGTCGAACGTCGCCGACGTGATCGTCGGCCACGACGAGGCGATCGAGCACGTCGTTACCGCCATACTGGGCCGCGGACACGTCCTCCTCGACGACGTCCCCGGCGTCGGCAAGACGATGCTCGCCCGCTCGATCGCGACGTCCGTCGACTGCACGTTCCGGCGGGTGCAGTTCACACCCGACCTCCTCCCCGCCGACGTCACCGGGGTGAACGTGTTCAACCAGAAGACTCGCGAGTTCGAGTTCCAGCGCGGCCCCGTTTTCGGCAACGTCGTGCTGGGTGACGAGATCAATCGCGCACCGCCGAAAACGCAGTCCGCGCTGCTCGAGGCCATGGAGGAAGAACAGGTCACCGTCGACGGAACGACGCGCGAACTCCCCGATCCCTTCACCGTCATCGCGACGCAAAACGCCATCGAGCCGAACCGGACCTACGACCTGCCCTTCGCCGAACTCGATCGGTTCATGAAGAAACTCCAGCTCGGGTATCCCGATCCCGAGGAGGAAGCCGAGATGCTGGGCCGCACGGTCGGCCGCCACCCGATCGACTCCCTCGAGCCGGTGGCCGACCTCGAGACGCTCGTCGCGGCCCGCGAGACCGTCGCGAACGTTCGCGTCGAGTCTCCCGTTCGGGAGTACGCGACCCGACTCGCCGGCTACACTCGCGAACACGGTCACATCGGCGTCAGCCCCCGCGGCACGATCTCCCTCCTTCGCGCGGCCCAGGCACGAGCCGTCGTCAACGGCCGCGAGTACGTGCTCCCGGACGACGTTCAGGCGGAGGCGGTCGTCGTGTTGCCCCACCGAATCAAGACGAACAACCGCGATCGTGACGGAAAAACGATCGTCGAGAACGCCCTCGAGCGCGTCGCAGTCGAGTAACGATGGGGCTGACGATCCGCGGCTGGAGCGCCGTCCTCGTCGTGATAGCGTCGGTCGCGATGGCGTGGGAGTACGGACCGCGCGCGCTGAACGCCATCGTGACGCCGCTGCTGGTCGTACTGGCCGCCGGGTTGATCACGACATACCGGGCCGACCGTCCCGAGATCAGGCGCGTCCCCGTCGGCGAGGGATTTGTCGGCGCTCGCCGAACGGTAGAGACCGAAATCGAGACCGGCACAACCGTCTCGGCGACCGTTCGTGACACCGTCGGTGACGGGGTCTCGGTAACCGAACTCGACTCGGACGGAGCAGCCGATACCGGCAGCGACGGGAGCGGCGAAACCGCGCCCGCTCTGCGGACGACCCTCGCCGGAGACACTCGGTTTCGCTACGAGATTCGACTCGAGGAGCGGGGCGAGCACCGAATCGGGCCGCTGACGATCACGATCAGCGACGTCTTCGGACTCGTCAATCGTCGGTTCACCTACGAGGAACCGGCGTCCGTCCTCGTCTATCCGCGCGTCCACGACCTCTGGGACGCGCCCGGACAGGATCTCCGTGCGTTCGTCGAGGCGATCAGCGGACGGGATCGCAAGGAGTTCGACCACCTGCGGGAGTACCAGCGCGGGGACGCACTGCGGGACGTCAACTGGAAATCCGCCGCGAAGCGAACCGACGCCGATCTGGTCGTCACGGAGTACACCGCCGACGAGGAAGCCGGCTCCGCCACGGTCGCCGCCGAATGCGCACCCGGCTGGGACGACGAACTGGCGACGGCCCTCGCGAGCATCACGACCTACCTACTCGAGGGCGGCGTGAGCGTTGGCGTCGTCACGCCGGACGACGACCACGCGCCGGGGTCGGGACAGGAACACCACTACGAACTCCTCGCGCAGTTCGCCGTCCTCGGACACGGCGAACTCGAAGACCGACAGCGACGGGACGCGGACGTGTTGGTTCAGGCCGACGCAGACGGAACGCGGGTCGTCATCGACGGCCGGGCGGTCCCGTTCGGTCGGCTCACGAAGACGCACAGCGCGGACACCGATCGCGCGGCGGACCGCGGCGTGACAGGACAGCGTCGCGAACGCACGCGAACCGGTCCCGGCCAGGACGAGTCGGGGGTGGCCACATGAGCGCGGAATCGGGCTCGAACGCCGGCGACCGAACGGTCGATTTCGACGTCGGCCGAACGATCGATGCCGGCACCTTTCGGCTGCTCGCGTGTGGGTGCGTGTTGGTCCTCACGGCATCGTACGTGAGCGTGCTCCGCGAGGTGACGCGCGTCGTCGGCGGCACCCAATCGCTGCTCGTCCTCGTCGCCAGTATGCTCGTGGCGGCGACGATATTCGCGTGGGCGATCCGACCGCGAACCGCGACGGTCGCCGCGATCACAGCTGGTGTGTTCGGATTCGCCTACTACCTCGAGATCAGCGGCGTCGGAGCCGAAGCCATGCTCTCGGCCAGCGACGCCATCCTCTCGGATACGCTGTCGCTCGTGGTCGGCCTGCCGCTGCTCCGGATGGTCGCGGCCGATGTCTGGACGCTCGCGTTTGTTCCCGCTCCCGTGTTCCTCTCGTGGTATCTCGCCGTCCGGGGTCGGTACGCTCTCAGCGTCGTCCCCGGCGGATTCGCACTGGCCTTCCTCGTCCTGACCGGCGACGCCGGCACGACGATCACCCTGCTCGGAACGATGGCCGCCATCGGTGCCATCGGCTTCGGCGAACTCGAGCGCCGCGACGGCTCGGTCGCCCAGGCGGACCTGCTCGCCGTTCTCTTCGCGCTGATCATCGTCCTCTCGCTGTCCGTCTCGTTCATTCCCGGCGATATGGGCACGTCATCGCGCGTCTCCGGGAACGATCCCGGGACGCTCGAGGGCACGATCGATTCGTCCTCCGAGCGATCGGCGATCGGCGGACCGGTCGAACTCTCGCCGGAGGTGCGCTTTACCGTCGAGTCCGAACAGCCCTCTTACTGGCGAACGGGCGTCTACGACCGCTTTACCGGCGACGAGTGGGTCCGAACCGGCGAGCCGCGCGATTACGACGGTTCCATCCAGGGGCCGCCCGGCGACGCCGATCGATTTCGCCAGACCATCACCGCCGAGACCGATCTCGGCGTGCTGCCGACGGCGCCCCAGCCGGTCGCGATCGAGGGCGATTTCGCCCGACACGCGGAGGTCTCTCGACACGGTCAGGTGCACCCCACGACGCCGGTTCTCGAGGGAGATACCTACGCCGTCGAGAGCGCGAGTATCGATCCCAGCCCGCGTGAACTCCGGGACGCGGGCACGGACTATCCCGAGTCGGTCACCGACGACTACCTCCAGACGCCCGAGGGCGTCTCGAGCGAGTTCGAATCGCGAACCGCGGAGATCACCGCCGATGCCGACACTCCGTACGAGAAGGCGGCCGCTATCGAATCCCACCTCCGCACGTCGAAGGGGTACTCGCTCGACGCCGCCCGGCCCGACGGCAACGTCGCCGAGGAGTTCTTGCTCGAGATGGACGAGGGCTACTGCGTCTACTTCGCGACGACGATGACCCAGATGCTGCGCGCCGAGGACGTTCCGGCCCGCTACGTCACCGGCTACACGAGCGGCCAGCAGGTCGATGACGACGAGTACGTCGTCCGCGGAACGGACGCCCACGCCTGGGTCGAGGTCTACTTCCCCGATCACGGCTGGGTCGCGTTCGAACCGACGCCCGGCGATTCCCGCGATACGGTCCACAGTGAGCGCGTCGAGCAAGCCCGCGAGGACGGCGTCGAGAACGTCGACACCGACGCCAGCGAGGACGTGCCGGTCTCCGACGAAGACGATCCCGACGACGGGAACGGAACGCCGTCCGATCCCGCCAACGGCGTCGACGACCCCGCCGACGAAGAGCCATCCGATCCCGCCAACGAAGAGCCGTCCGACCCCGCCAACGGTTCGAACGGGAACAACGGAACCGAGTCGAACGGAAGCGAACCGTCCGACCCCGGCGACGGATCCGAATCGGTCGAAGCCGACGATGACGACTGGAGCAGCTATCTGGCGCTCCTGGCCGTTTCGCGCGAAGTCGCCACGCTCGGGCTCATCGCCCTCGTCGGAGTCGTCGCCGGCGTCCACCGGACCAGTCTGACCGCCCGCGCTCGCCGGGAACTCGGGCTGTACTGGCAGCGGCCCGGGAACGATCCCGACCGAGACGTTAGACGCGCTTACCGACGACTCGAGCGCCTGCTCGCTCGCGAGTACCGGCCGCGAGATCGGGGGGAATCGGCCCGCCAGTACATCGGTGCGCTCGCGTCGGATCCCGACCGGTCGGTCGACCCTCGAGCCAGAACGGTCGCCGACCGTTACGAACGGGCGACCTACGCCGGCGGGGTGAGTCGGGCGAACGCCGACGAAGCGATCGAAATGGTCGACGAACTCGCTCGAGAGCGACTTCCGATGGTCGGTCGCGGGCGGCGGTGACCGGTCGCTCACTCAAAAAGAACCATGCAAGGGCATGCGGGTCCCGATAGTGTTTAATATGGCCGTTTCGTAGCATGGAACGTAATGTCGGAAGTCTGCTCGACGTGCGGGCTGCCCGAGGAACTCTGCGTCTGTGAGGACGTAGCCAAGGGACAACAGCAACTCAACATCCGCATTGACGAGCGCAGATACGGTAAAGAGGTAACGATCATCGAAGGATTCGATCCGAAAGACGTCGACCTGGACAGTCTTTCCTCGGATCTCAAATCAAAGTTCGCCTGTGGCGGCACGGTCGAAGACAGCCACATCGAACTGCAAGGCAATCACTCCGGCCGCATCGAAGACTTCCTTCGAGACCGCGGCTTCAACGTCGCCTGACCCAGAATCCGCGATGATCTGAGACGACTTCCGAACCCGCGACCGTCTCACGTATCGCTCCGGTACCGATTTTCGTTTTTCACCGCTCTCGAGAGCGGCTGGACCGGAGACCGCTCAGAACGGAGATTCGGCGTTCGCGGAGTCCTCGGTTTCACCGTCCCCGTCGCCGGCGAGTCCGAACTTCATACCGTACTTGTCCAGACCGCCCGCCATACTCTCGACGCGGGCGTCCGCGGTGCCCTCGTAGGAGCCGATGAGCTGGGCCGCCTGCACGCTGGCTTTACCGTGCGGACAGACGGTCACGATATGGTCTTCGCCCTCGAGTTCCGCGATCCGGCCGGAGAGTTCGTGGAACGGGACGTTCTCGCTGTCGGGAATGTGGCTGTACTCGAAGCTCTGTTTGTCGCGAATGTCGACGACGCAGACGTCGGCACCGTCCTCGAGGAGGTCGTTGACCTCGTCGGGAGTGATTTCGCCATCCATTACTGTCGGCTTGGGACGCGGACAGAATAAGGCCACGGGTCGACCCGCGCCGGCGAACGGTGTGCGCGGTCAGCCGCGTTAGGTCGCGAAAACGGCCAGGAAAACGGATATACCGCGGGTTCGTATAAATTGGTTATTGTTCTACGCGTCGTTCGATAGCGTATGGACAGCGAATCAATCGGCTTCGGAGCCCTGTTCGTCGGCCAGCTCGTCGGGACCATCGTTTTCGTCGTCGGCCTGTTTATGGGCGGCCTCACGATAGTGACGTACGTCGGGATCGCGATCATCATGCTCGCCATCGTGGGATTGGCGCTCTCGACGACCTTCGAAACGCGAGAACAGTCGATAGGGAAAACCGGACGCCGCGAACACACTCATTTCCCACTCGGTCGCGGATCGAAATGAGACGGCGCGATCGATGACCGAGTCGTCATCGCGAGCACGCCGTCTTTGCAGCGACCTGCTTCTCGAGTATCTGTCCACGGCAACGTAGCGGACCGGGCGCGATTATGAACTCCGTCGAGACGTTTCGGGTCGCTCACTCCGTTCGCGGTCCCGGGCTGCGACTCGTCTCCTTCAAATCCCGCCGGTTCCGATGCTCGCCGCTCACGGATTTGCTCGCGGCGAGAAGCGGGCCGGGCGCGATTTGAACACGCGACCGTCTGGTTAAAAGCCAGACGCTCTGCCAGACTGAGCTACCGGCCCCGTGAGTGGTACTTCCGGAGAGCGATGGTTAAACGTTTCTTTCTTCCGCGGTGCCTTCCCGTCCCGTGATTCGACACCGAGGTGATCGGTCTCGAGCCGACCCGGTGTTACTCGAAGTACTGCTCGAGGGCCTCGGTGACGATCGTCCCGGATTCGACGCCCTCGATGGAGGCGCGACGGTGGAGATCGCGGTAGGTCGACGGTGAGAGCGTCAGTTCGAACTGTCCCAGCGTGACGCCGTGTTCGGCGAGCGCGTGGTCGATCGGGACGTCGTCGTTGACGGCGCTGGCGATGCTTCGAACCTCGCGGACGGTGAGTTCGCCGTCGAGGGTCGCCCACGCGAGGAGGAGGCGCGATTCACCGCCGACCCGGGCGATGTGTTTGGCAGCGGTCGGTGCGATACCGCCGAGTGCGACCTGTTTCCGGACCGATCGGGGAAGGTCGTGTACGCGAGCCCACTTTCGAATGAACGAAACCGTCGCGTCGCCGCCGGCGCGTTCGGCTGCGGCCTTGTAGGATCCCTCACCGCGAACGAGTGCGGCGCAGGCGGCGGCACCGCGGAGCATGTAGAGGTGATCGTCGTTGGTCGCGCCAGCGGCGAACTGGCGAACGGTTTCGGCGGCATCCGCGAGGCTCTCCGGGTCGTCGGGGTCGAACTGAACCGCCTCGCGAGCGCGGGTACCGGTG contains:
- a CDS encoding 5,10-methylenetetrahydromethanopterin reductase encodes the protein MTDDNGAAATDATWAIELTPEHPPARIAKLASLAEAEGFDIAFASSHYFNRDPFVTLSRMVDATDELRLGPGVINPYETHPVKLAAQTATIDELSDGRAVFGVGAGDRSSLANLGIDREKPLRRVLETFDVARDLWAGETVTHEGTFTARDASLNLEERSIPVYVGAQGPHMLRMSAKHADGVLINAAHPADLEWAAGEIERGLAERPDRSSGAHSDPRDGEFESLAFASVSVAGDETEAREAARPPVAFIVGGAAEPVLERHGIDREAAEAVSDALEQGELTDAFGHVTPAMIDAFCIAGTTETVADRFEAALEHVDGIVVGSPLGPDLEDAVGRASEALAMATECNAE
- a CDS encoding DUF7573 domain-containing protein, whose protein sequence is MTDDATLSDFDSAVDRAETGDTADRQADSSEDDGEPMSKATAPEDSAEAAESGRLSRDSELSTYAWGTYACGRCETDTGRVWREDGEFVCPDCKPW
- a CDS encoding cold-shock protein, coding for MAKGTVDFFNDTGGYGFIETEDADEDVFFHMEDIGGPDLEEGQELEFDIEQADKGPRATNVERL
- a CDS encoding AAA family ATPase produces the protein MTDATPPSQTGRSTNGGLEVSTVADLCADIESNVADVIVGHDEAIEHVVTAILGRGHVLLDDVPGVGKTMLARSIATSVDCTFRRVQFTPDLLPADVTGVNVFNQKTREFEFQRGPVFGNVVLGDEINRAPPKTQSALLEAMEEEQVTVDGTTRELPDPFTVIATQNAIEPNRTYDLPFAELDRFMKKLQLGYPDPEEEAEMLGRTVGRHPIDSLEPVADLETLVAARETVANVRVESPVREYATRLAGYTREHGHIGVSPRGTISLLRAAQARAVVNGREYVLPDDVQAEAVVVLPHRIKTNNRDRDGKTIVENALERVAVE
- a CDS encoding DUF58 domain-containing protein, translated to MGLTIRGWSAVLVVIASVAMAWEYGPRALNAIVTPLLVVLAAGLITTYRADRPEIRRVPVGEGFVGARRTVETEIETGTTVSATVRDTVGDGVSVTELDSDGAADTGSDGSGETAPALRTTLAGDTRFRYEIRLEERGEHRIGPLTITISDVFGLVNRRFTYEEPASVLVYPRVHDLWDAPGQDLRAFVEAISGRDRKEFDHLREYQRGDALRDVNWKSAAKRTDADLVVTEYTADEEAGSATVAAECAPGWDDELATALASITTYLLEGGVSVGVVTPDDDHAPGSGQEHHYELLAQFAVLGHGELEDRQRRDADVLVQADADGTRVVIDGRAVPFGRLTKTHSADTDRAADRGVTGQRRERTRTGPGQDESGVAT
- a CDS encoding transglutaminase domain-containing protein; translation: MSAESGSNAGDRTVDFDVGRTIDAGTFRLLACGCVLVLTASYVSVLREVTRVVGGTQSLLVLVASMLVAATIFAWAIRPRTATVAAITAGVFGFAYYLEISGVGAEAMLSASDAILSDTLSLVVGLPLLRMVAADVWTLAFVPAPVFLSWYLAVRGRYALSVVPGGFALAFLVLTGDAGTTITLLGTMAAIGAIGFGELERRDGSVAQADLLAVLFALIIVLSLSVSFIPGDMGTSSRVSGNDPGTLEGTIDSSSERSAIGGPVELSPEVRFTVESEQPSYWRTGVYDRFTGDEWVRTGEPRDYDGSIQGPPGDADRFRQTITAETDLGVLPTAPQPVAIEGDFARHAEVSRHGQVHPTTPVLEGDTYAVESASIDPSPRELRDAGTDYPESVTDDYLQTPEGVSSEFESRTAEITADADTPYEKAAAIESHLRTSKGYSLDAARPDGNVAEEFLLEMDEGYCVYFATTMTQMLRAEDVPARYVTGYTSGQQVDDDEYVVRGTDAHAWVEVYFPDHGWVAFEPTPGDSRDTVHSERVEQAREDGVENVDTDASEDVPVSDEDDPDDGNGTPSDPANGVDDPADEEPSDPANEEPSDPANGSNGNNGTESNGSEPSDPGDGSESVEADDDDWSSYLALLAVSREVATLGLIALVGVVAGVHRTSLTARARRELGLYWQRPGNDPDRDVRRAYRRLERLLAREYRPRDRGESARQYIGALASDPDRSVDPRARTVADRYERATYAGGVSRANADEAIEMVDELARERLPMVGRGRR